Proteins encoded in a region of the Hemiscyllium ocellatum isolate sHemOce1 chromosome 10, sHemOce1.pat.X.cur, whole genome shotgun sequence genome:
- the utp25 gene encoding U3 small nucleolar RNA-associated protein 25 homolog, whose amino-acid sequence MGKRKRQILGSNLTKKQKNHLREFGEQHPFHDEILEKAAPAQIVDLADSSEQSDSGSDVESGIERMTAYQHLCSTLKTAAEDLDSDSDSDSESEFEEVVKEMTQDDDDEEEEEEEAEENDDNEIGDKNDQEERDAFNKAETTSSTTGEEFAKNEVAHSNEIENDNDLETDFTDVKNEAKFCLENNLIGDESQGESEEVAYVNSFEDPFKQHMDTELEEDDVKTITKIHSTTQSKWTTLGQLVWSSRLPKSSLIKELSDDSSKNLHLHKPLETTWPTVNAQFHSTEDQLHQQEFFVPLQQGLFQIMNNYRDIYYPERTAIGNGEQIRRVYCLHVMNHVLKANSQVLSNNAKYQEQKAEIDDGLRDQGLTRPKVLIVVPFRESALRVVQILISLLDVKDKLEVSNKKRFKDEYGCSPEDRPPNLKRPEDYEAIFAGNIDDHFRIGVAILRRSMRLYAPFYSSDIIIASPLGLRTIIKAEGDKTRDFDFLSSIEILIIDQADIYLMQNWEHIVHLLKHLNQQPNEPHGVNFSRVRMWSLNNWSKYYRQTLIFSAFQDPQINAIHSKHCFNYRGQVTVNNLPQTGSICHVVMQLPHVFQRLDVSSFADLPDARFEFFIKSILPQYREAVMSHTLIYIPIYFDYVRLRNYLNREEVNFSHICEYSKKSTINRARYHFLKGEKPFLLFTERFHFYKRYAIKGIRHLIFYELPTYPHFYSDICNMLNPENRGDEATWTCTVLYSKYDAQKLTRVVGAERAAQMIQSKKSVHLFVTGEDN is encoded by the exons AtgggaaaaagaaagagacaaaTTCTGGGGAGTAATTTAACCAAGAAACAGAAAAATCATCTGCGGGAATTCGGGGAGCAACACCCCTTTCATGATGA GATTTTGGAAAAAGCAGCGCCAGCTCAGATTGTTGATCTG GCAGACAGCTCTGAGCAGTCTGATTCAGGGAGCGATGTAGAGTCTGGTATAGAACGGATGACTGCCTACCAACATCTGTGTTCCACCTTAAAAACTGCTGCAGAGGATTTAGACTCTGATTCTGATAGTGACAGTGAAAGCGAATTTGAAGAGGTGGTGAAGGAGATGACtcaagatgatgatgatgaggaggaggaggaggaggaggcggaAGAGAATGATGATaatgaaattggtgacaaaaatGACCAAGAAGAAAGAG ATGCATTCAATAAAGCTGAAACGACAAGCTCTACTACAGGGGAAGAATTTGCCAAGAATGAGGTGGCACACAGTAATGAAATTGAAAACGACAATGACCTCGAAACTGATTTCACTGATGTGAAAAACGAAGCTAAATTCTGTTTAGAAAATAATTTAATTGGAGATGAAAGTCAAGGTGAAAGTGAAGAAGTTGCTTATGTAAACAGTTTTGAAG ACCCATTTAAGCAACATATGGACACAGAGCTAGAGGAAGATGATGTGAAAACTATAACAAAGATTCATAGTACAACACAGTCCAAG TGGACTACCCTTGGGCAGTTAGTATGGTCCAGTCGCTTACCGAAATCTTCTCTTATTAAAGAGTTGTCAGATGACAGTTCAAAAAATCTCCATCTCCATAAACCCCTGGAAACAACATGGCCTACGGTCAATGCTCAATTCCATTCAACAGAGGATCAACTGCATCAACAAGAATTTTTCGTGCCACTTCAACAAGGACTCTTCCAAATAATGAATAATTACAGAGACATATATTATCCAGAAAGGACTGCTATTGGAAATGGAGAGCAAATTCGCCGTGTCTATTGTTTACATGTGATGAATCATGTGTTGAAAGCAAATTCACAGGTGCTAAGCAATAATGCAAAGTACCAAGAACAAAAGGCAGAAATTGATGATGGCCTAAGGGATCAGGGACTTACAAGACCTAAG GTACTTATTGTAGTGCCATTTAGAGAGTCAGCTTTAAGAGTGGTGCAAATCTTGATTAGTCTTCTTGATGTGAAAGACAAGCTAGAAGTGAGCAAcaagaaaagatttaaggatgaATACGGCTGTAGTCCAGAAGATAGGCCGCCAAATCTAAAACGACCTGAAGATTATGAAGCTATTTTTGCTGGCAATATTGATGATCACTTTCGAATAG GTGTGGCCATTCTTCGTAGGAGTATGCGATTGTATGCACCGTTTTATTCTAGTGATATCATCATTGCTTCTCCCCTGGGCTTGCGGACAATAATCAAAGCCGAGGGTGACAAGACCAGAGATTTTGATTTCCTCTCTTCCATTGAAATATTAATTATTGACCAAGCTGATATCTATCTTATGCAAAACTGGGAGCATATCGTG CACCTACTGAAACATCTTAATCAGCAACCCAATGAGCCACATGGAGTGAATTTTTCCCGAGTGCGGATGTGGAGTCTGAATAATTGGTCCAAGTATTACAGACAGACTTTGATTTTCAGCGCATTTCAGGATCCACAGATTAACGctattcacagtaaacactgtttCAATTACAGAGGACAG GTGACTGTAAATAACCTACCTCAAACTGGTTCAATCTGCCATGTTGTTATGCAGTTGCCACACGTTTTCCAGCGACTAGATGTATCCAGCTTCGCAGATCTGCCTGATGCAAG GTTTGAATTCTTTATCAAGAGTATTTTGCCTCAATACAGAGAAGCAGTTATGTCTCACACCTTAATTTACATACCGATATACTTCGATTATGTGCGACTGAGAAACTACTTGAACCGTGAAGAAGTAAATTTTTCTCATATTTGTGAATACAGCAAAAAGTCCACTATTAATCGAGCCAGATATCATTTCCTGAAAGGGGAGAAACCTTTTCTCTTATTCACTGAACGTTTCCATTTCTACAAAAG GTACGCAATTAAGGGCATCAGACATCTTATTTTCTATGAGCTTCCTACATATCCGCATTTCTATAGTGACATTTGTAACATGCTAAACCCAGAAAATAGAGGTGATGAAGCAACGTGGACTTGCACTGTTTTATATTCCAAGTATGATGCTCAGAAGCTGACCCGAGTGGTGGGAGCAGAACGTGCTGCGCAAATGATTCAGTCTAAGAAATCAGTGCATTTGTTTGTAACTGGAGAAGACAATTAA